Proteins from a single region of Dyadobacter fanqingshengii:
- a CDS encoding DUF2357 domain-containing protein → MENGLLLSIQSGQHHIELKIIGEDSNLETIFKIDPLEASENGEAGIQLIEGHFYEYSVSGNYSLKASEIVFPSKINAGSGRLAPNVNTGTATFEILTYPQKHKCAELKVEIRSQKASYRQDYRLMLENITEHCTDLLLAHNSPVTHNFTVDSNQDSRTLYQRFAFIKSILQSDEFVGAVHKIISVPVTKWSENEELKDIRRIRRVDGRIIRHMAGSGNRICIPASHSLFEKLGNIPARVAMFSKTESLDTPENRFVKHALTGFAALVSDFKSGAGNGSRLFEEASLLENELDLMLTNPFFQQISNPAMLSLNSPVLQRKSGYKEVFRIWLMFDLAAKLVWRGGDDVYAAGKKDVAVLYEYWLFFQLLDLIRDTFDITPASIESLIKPTADGLGLTLKRGRHIAVQGIFNGHSRRLNVEFSFNRSFSGKNDYPNPGSWTTGMRPDFTLSIWPAGINQAQAETEELIVHIHFDAKYRVESFTEYKRDDLLKMHSYKDAIRRTAGAYVLYPGEGEKPFKWKGFNELIPGLGAFAVRPSRTNNGINALRNFLKDVTRHFLNRASQREKAAFRSYDIYKSKSNEAVTEQLPETFGENRSLIPDETFVIIGFCKNAQQLAWIEKSKLYNFRTGTDSGSLPLGAKQAEAKYLLLHGPRETVSGRLCKLKDDGPRIFSKQDLLKKQYPNPKGALYLVYYIDLQVESEFENQKWDITKLPGYKPNRASGVPFVVSLSELTKALVK, encoded by the coding sequence ATGGAAAATGGACTTTTGCTCAGCATTCAATCCGGGCAACATCATATTGAGCTGAAAATCATCGGTGAGGATAGCAACCTGGAAACGATTTTTAAGATCGACCCGTTGGAGGCCTCGGAAAACGGGGAAGCTGGGATTCAGTTGATTGAAGGGCATTTTTATGAATACAGCGTCTCAGGTAATTATAGTTTGAAAGCGTCTGAGATTGTTTTCCCTTCTAAAATCAATGCCGGCTCAGGGAGATTGGCTCCCAACGTTAATACAGGAACAGCAACTTTTGAAATATTAACATATCCGCAAAAGCATAAATGCGCGGAATTGAAAGTAGAAATCCGCTCTCAAAAAGCCAGTTACCGGCAGGATTACCGCTTGATGCTTGAAAACATTACGGAACATTGCACCGATTTGCTGCTGGCGCATAATTCACCGGTAACACACAACTTTACGGTGGATTCCAATCAGGACTCGCGGACGTTATATCAGCGGTTTGCGTTCATTAAGTCGATTTTGCAGTCTGATGAATTCGTTGGGGCTGTTCATAAAATAATCAGTGTCCCGGTGACGAAATGGTCGGAAAATGAGGAGTTGAAAGACATTCGCAGGATCCGGCGTGTTGATGGCAGGATAATCAGGCATATGGCCGGTTCGGGCAATAGGATATGCATTCCTGCTTCACATTCGCTATTTGAAAAACTCGGAAACATTCCGGCACGCGTTGCAATGTTTTCGAAAACAGAATCATTGGATACGCCGGAAAATCGGTTTGTTAAACACGCTTTAACCGGTTTTGCAGCGCTGGTGAGTGATTTTAAATCGGGTGCAGGGAATGGTAGCAGACTCTTTGAAGAGGCGTCGCTCCTGGAAAATGAGCTGGACCTGATGTTGACAAATCCGTTTTTTCAGCAGATCAGTAACCCGGCAATGTTGTCGCTGAATAGTCCTGTTTTGCAAAGAAAATCGGGTTACAAGGAGGTTTTCCGGATATGGTTAATGTTCGACCTGGCCGCAAAGCTGGTCTGGCGCGGCGGTGACGATGTGTATGCCGCTGGGAAAAAAGATGTTGCGGTGCTCTATGAATATTGGCTGTTTTTTCAGCTCTTGGATTTGATACGCGATACCTTTGATATTACGCCCGCAAGCATTGAGAGTTTGATCAAGCCAACAGCGGATGGTTTGGGATTAACATTAAAAAGGGGCAGGCATATTGCGGTGCAAGGCATTTTTAATGGTCATTCGAGAAGGCTCAATGTTGAATTTAGCTTCAACCGGTCGTTTTCGGGTAAAAATGACTATCCTAATCCCGGCAGCTGGACAACGGGCATGCGGCCGGATTTTACACTTTCGATATGGCCTGCGGGCATTAATCAGGCACAGGCCGAAACGGAGGAATTGATCGTTCACATTCATTTTGATGCAAAATACCGGGTCGAGTCGTTTACAGAATATAAGCGCGACGATCTTTTGAAAATGCATTCGTACAAAGACGCAATCCGCAGGACAGCAGGTGCTTACGTCTTGTATCCGGGCGAAGGAGAGAAGCCGTTTAAATGGAAAGGTTTTAATGAACTGATTCCCGGCCTGGGTGCATTTGCGGTGCGACCGTCCAGGACAAATAATGGGATTAATGCATTGCGAAATTTTTTAAAAGACGTGACGCGACACTTCCTCAACAGAGCCTCACAGCGCGAAAAAGCGGCTTTCCGCAGTTATGACATTTATAAATCCAAAAGCAATGAGGCTGTTACCGAACAATTGCCAGAAACATTTGGTGAAAATCGCAGCCTGATTCCCGATGAAACATTTGTGATCATTGGTTTTTGCAAAAATGCACAACAGCTCGCCTGGATCGAAAAGAGCAAACTCTACAATTTCAGAACAGGCACAGATAGCGGCTCACTTCCGCTTGGAGCGAAGCAGGCAGAAGCAAAATATTTGCTCCTACACGGGCCGCGGGAGACGGTTTCGGGCAGGTTATGCAAGCTCAAAGACGATGGTCCGAGGATTTTCTCAAAACAAGATTTATTAAAAAAGCAATATCCGAACCCGAAAGGAGCATTGTATCTCGTATATTACATTGATTTGCAGGTTGAAAGCGAATTTGAGAACCAAAAATGGGACATTACAAAACTGCCCGGCTACAAACCCAACAGGGCCTCCGGCGTTCCGTTCGTGGTAAGTTTGTCTGAATTAACGAAAGCTTTGGTGAAGTGA
- a CDS encoding nucleotidyl transferase AbiEii/AbiGii toxin family protein encodes MSHQQNIIRLKDVYNALEELANEFVFIGGATVSLYADRVAEELRPTDDVDILAEIFNYADYAKIEEKLRSKGFVNDVESGVICRFKAKGIIIDVMPTDDKVLGFSNKWYPVGYSTAISYVLDEQHIIKIFNPAYFIASKLETFKNRGNNDGRTSSDFEDIVYMLNNRSSIWNEFNNASANVKSYLKTEFSVLLENKYFDEWISANLEISEQKRARFIIGNLRELVG; translated from the coding sequence ATGAGCCACCAGCAAAATATAATTCGCCTGAAAGATGTGTATAATGCGCTGGAAGAACTTGCCAATGAATTCGTATTTATTGGTGGAGCAACCGTTTCCTTGTATGCAGATCGCGTAGCCGAGGAATTGCGCCCAACCGATGACGTTGACATTCTTGCTGAAATTTTCAACTATGCCGATTACGCCAAGATCGAAGAAAAACTTCGATCCAAAGGCTTCGTAAATGATGTTGAATCGGGCGTTATCTGTCGGTTCAAAGCGAAAGGAATAATCATTGACGTTATGCCAACTGACGATAAAGTTCTTGGTTTTTCAAACAAGTGGTATCCTGTTGGTTACAGCACTGCAATCAGCTACGTTCTCGATGAGCAACACATCATTAAAATATTCAACCCTGCATATTTCATAGCCTCCAAATTAGAAACTTTTAAAAACCGCGGAAACAATGACGGCCGAACAAGTAGTGACTTTGAAGATATCGTCTACATGTTAAATAACCGATCATCCATTTGGAATGAATTCAACAATGCGAGCGCAAATGTAAAATCATATTTAAAAACAGAGTTTTCCGTGCTACTCGAAAATAAATACTTTGACGAGTGGATCAGTGCAAATCTCGAAATTTCAGAGCAAAAGCGAGCCCGTTTTATTATTGGAAATTTAAGGGAGTTGGTCGGTTGA
- a CDS encoding RagB/SusD family nutrient uptake outer membrane protein codes for MKKGFRYIMAFCLMTSLSVLQGCKDDFLDKPVQGALGDEVLANEKGVDGLLTGAYAALDGQGDFNGGSGWEAPPDNWVYGSIPGGDAHKGSDGGDQTPINAIATFASGADNGFFNTKWRALYEGVSRANAVLKVLALVTDISAESKANIEGQALFLRAHYYFEAKKMWNMVPWIDETTTDFNQPNDKDIWPMIEADFKAAYEKLPATQTLVGRANKWAAGAYLAKTYLYQRKFAEAATLFATVISSGVTSNGLKYDLVSFKDNFDAATKNNAESVFAIQMVANDGTLDITNANMGGMLNFPYGTGAPFACCGFFQPSQMLVNSYRTDANGLPYVDDFNSHAVKNDLGVASSAAFVTDAGPLDPRLDWTVGRRDVPYHDWGLFPGMNWVRDQRYGGPYAPKKNIHRQKTQDLYADLSSWAPGNAINVLVIRFADVLLMAAEAEANAGSLAKAEEYVNRVRTRAADKTGWLYRYIDNKNPLAGFSTTPAANYVVKPYSTGSLAAKGKDNVLKAIYFERGIELAMEGHRFFDLVRWDQADKTLNSFFGYESKITTDLAGGKFINGKNNYFPIPQYQIDMSVVNGAAMLKQNPGYN; via the coding sequence ATGAAAAAGGGATTTCGATATATCATGGCTTTTTGTCTGATGACCAGCCTTTCGGTTCTGCAAGGCTGCAAGGACGATTTTTTAGATAAACCGGTTCAGGGTGCATTAGGCGACGAAGTGCTTGCCAATGAAAAAGGCGTTGACGGCTTATTAACAGGTGCTTATGCCGCATTGGACGGCCAAGGCGATTTCAACGGGGGAAGCGGTTGGGAAGCGCCGCCGGATAACTGGGTGTACGGCTCCATTCCAGGCGGCGACGCGCACAAAGGCAGCGATGGCGGAGACCAAACACCCATCAATGCAATCGCAACATTCGCTTCCGGCGCTGACAATGGTTTTTTTAATACCAAATGGCGCGCGCTATATGAAGGTGTTTCACGCGCCAATGCGGTTTTGAAAGTGTTGGCTTTGGTAACCGACATTTCAGCAGAAAGTAAGGCCAATATCGAAGGACAGGCACTTTTCCTGCGTGCGCATTATTATTTTGAGGCTAAAAAAATGTGGAACATGGTCCCCTGGATCGATGAAACCACCACGGATTTTAACCAGCCGAACGACAAGGACATCTGGCCAATGATCGAGGCGGATTTCAAAGCTGCTTATGAAAAACTGCCTGCGACGCAGACATTGGTGGGTCGCGCAAACAAGTGGGCAGCGGGCGCATATCTCGCAAAAACCTATTTATATCAACGCAAATTTGCAGAGGCAGCTACGCTTTTCGCAACGGTGATCAGCAGCGGAGTGACTTCCAATGGTTTGAAATACGACTTGGTTTCGTTCAAAGACAATTTTGATGCAGCCACCAAAAACAATGCAGAATCTGTTTTTGCAATTCAAATGGTGGCCAACGACGGGACTTTGGACATTACCAACGCGAACATGGGTGGCATGCTCAATTTCCCTTACGGAACCGGCGCTCCCTTCGCCTGCTGCGGATTTTTCCAGCCTTCCCAAATGCTCGTAAACAGCTATCGCACAGACGCGAACGGATTGCCTTACGTAGATGATTTCAACAGTCACGCCGTTAAGAACGACCTTGGCGTTGCGTCATCCGCCGCATTCGTAACAGACGCCGGCCCACTGGACCCACGCCTAGACTGGACCGTTGGCCGTCGCGATGTCCCTTACCACGACTGGGGATTATTCCCAGGTATGAACTGGGTCCGCGATCAGCGTTACGGCGGCCCTTATGCCCCGAAAAAGAACATTCACAGACAAAAAACGCAGGATCTCTACGCAGATCTGAGTTCCTGGGCTCCTGGTAATGCGATCAATGTGCTCGTAATCCGCTTTGCCGATGTGCTGTTAATGGCCGCAGAAGCCGAAGCGAATGCAGGAAGTCTGGCCAAAGCCGAGGAATATGTAAACCGTGTAAGAACCAGGGCAGCAGACAAAACGGGCTGGTTATACAGATACATTGACAACAAAAATCCGCTAGCCGGCTTCTCTACAACCCCAGCCGCAAACTACGTTGTAAAACCGTACTCAACCGGCTCATTAGCAGCAAAAGGCAAAGATAATGTCCTGAAAGCGATCTATTTCGAACGTGGCATCGAACTAGCCATGGAAGGCCACCGCTTCTTCGACCTCGTTCGCTGGGACCAAGCCGACAAAACCCTGAACAGCTTTTTCGGCTACGAATCCAAAATCACCACCGACCTGGCCGGAGGCAAATTTATAAACGGGAAAAACAACTATTTCCCGATCCCACAGTATCAGATTGACATGAGTGTTGTGAACGGCGCTGCGATGTTGAAGCAGAATCCGGGGTATAATTGA